GGCTTCTTTTGAATGGCCTGTCATATTCAGAGCTACAACTCTTTGCCAAAATCTCCCTTGGAACCCAACGCGCCCTAGGTCTTGCACCCGCTTCAGCAATGGTCCTGACCAGCGGCACCCCAATTGACTGCGCCACCTCGCTGTTTTTAGTTTTGACCCTTTACGCGGCTCGCCACACGACGGGAGAGCTGTAATACCATTTCGCTGTTGTGCTTAGCTGGCGATAGTTGTTGCGAATCTGTTCGGCGTCGGCCTTGGCTTCTTTGACGGCCTTGGCGGAGGCGAGAAGCTGGGCACGCCAGGTGGCCATTCCAGGTCGCAGGCGCTCGATCAGGACCTTGACGCGTTTGAGTGAGGCGACGGCCTCGTTGAGTACTGCCCGCACGATGTCCACTTGCTTGAGCGCGTTATTGACTTCGTCTTGATCGAAGTACAGACCAACGACGCTGAGTCCCTTGGCGGCAGACTTGACGGCGCCCTGTTCCGCCGGCGTGAGCCACTTCCAATCTTCGATGCCGGCAGCGAGGATTTCGCCGTAATCGGCACCATCGGAAACGGTGTCGCGCAGCGGCGTGGTTTTGTCGGTGCCTAGCGCCTTGTCGAGTGCCCAGGTTCCCACGGCCACGCCCACACGCTTGATGACGGTCAGCTGAGGCAGAAAGACCAGGGTAGCGATCGTGATGCCGAGGTTGATCGCCTGCTGAATCCGCGCTTCGGTGGCATTCTTCTTGGCCTTCTCCAAGGCCGATTTCAGTTTTTGAATCTTCGGAAGCGCTTCGGCTGCCATCTGCTGGGCGTTGCGAAACTGCCCGGTGAGGTAGAGGTTCAATGCAGCGACGATCATCGCGCCCTTGAGGATGCCCGTTTCGATTCTCAGCGCTTCCTCGGCCATATCCCGAATGGCCTGAATATCCTGCAACTGGTCCTGGTTGATTTTTTTGCCGTTCTCGATCTGCTGGATGCCCCACGAGTAATCATGGCCGGCCTTTAAGAGAGTGTCGGCGTCGAGCGAGCCGAGTCCGGTGACGTAGGCCTGAGCACGAACCGGAACCATGTTCTTGTAACGATCCCAATCTGCCAGCGCTTCGTTCGCTTCGCGCGTTTTCGTGATCCATTCTTGGTAGGAACCTTGCCCAAGATATTCGTCGATCTTGGCCGGTGTTGCTTTTACGGGTTCAATGAGCCAAACCATGGCAGGATCCTATTAGTTCAAAGGCTGGGGTAGTTTCAGAAAGGAATGAAAGGGTCCAGGGGCAGCGAATGGCCACTCTGGAGCGGATGGGGGTTCAGTGATTCGGCCTCTGAGGGGGAATCAGTTAACTCAACCGCACTAAAGTCCGAGGCGTAGAATTCCGGGCTTTGTTACACGTCCTGCCGATTGTGTCAGGTTGCGGAGCCGCTTGAACCATCCTGGCTGATTAACGAGCCCATGAACACGCCTTCTCCGGGGCAGCTTTCGGTGCAGGCAATTGTCCCAGCCGTCGTCTATGTTACTGATAACGGTCTTTCCAAATGATGCCCGTCGGTATGAGGTTCACATGTTGCGCATGGTTGCTGTCAGTCTGCTGATGTCCGGATCGCTGTTGGTCGCCGCAGAGCCGAAGACTGCACAGCTCGCGGCCCCGCAAGACTGGGCGGGCGAAACCATTGCACTTCCGCCAGGGTTTGCTCCTGATATGAAGCTGAAAGGTACGGAGCATGTCCGGTTTGCCCCCGGGATGATGAAGCCGGAATCGGACTCATTCTTCTGCTATGCCTTTGTGTTCGAGCTAGAGCCGCAGCCCGCGCTGACGGAAGCTGTTGTCAAAGAGGAGTTTCTGAAATACTACCGAGGTCTGTGCAAGGCCGTTCTCCGGGGAAAACTCCCGGACGTCGATCCGTCTGATTTCGCGCTGGAACTGCAACTCGTCAAATCCGACACTGAGCCGGCGGTGTACACAGGCAAGCTGGATTGGGTCGAACCGTTCGCCACTAAGAAGTCGCAGAAGCTGAACCTGGAGATTCAGACCTGGGCCAGGAACGACCGTAACTACATCTTTGCGTGTGTCTCACCTCAGGCCCGCGATGCCGCGATCTGGAAACAACTCCACGCCATACGCACCGACTATTTGAAAAAGTGAATTGCCACTCCCATTCTCTCCCGAAGGACATCACCGATGACAGCTCAGCCTCAAGGATCGCGTCGCCAATTTCTTCAAGGCCTCGCCGCAGCAGGAACCGCGAGTGTTCTGCTGCCGTCTGCTAATCGCGCCTTCGGCTATCAGTCGGCGAACGACCGCCCGGTCTTCGCCACGATCGGCCTCCGTAATCAAGGTTGGGCGATCACTAGCAAGTCGTTCCGCTTCGCTGACTTCGCGGCTTTGGCCGACGTCGATGCGAACGTTCTCGGTGAAAACGTTGCCAAGGTAGAAAAGGGCCAGGGGAAAAAGCCCGACGCCTACGGTGATTACCGCAAGATCCTCGATCGCAAAGACATCGACGCCGTGATGATCGCCACCCCGGATCACTGGCATACGAAAATCGCGGTCGAAGCAATGAAGGCTGGCAAGGATGTCTACTGCGAAAAGCCACTCACGCTGACGATCGCGGAAGGCAAGCTCATCGAAAAAGTCGTTAAGGAGACTGGTCGCGTATTTCAGGTCGGCACGATGCAGCGAACCGAGAGTAATCATCGTTTCCTGCTGGCGATTGCGCTGATCAGAGCCGGCCGCATCGGAACCGTAAAAAAAGTGACCTGTGGAATCGACCACATGGAGTCGTCTCCAGTCATCCCCGAGGCTGCTGTGCCCACAGGGCTGGACTGGGACACCTGGCTCGGCCCGGCACCAAAGGTACCGTATCGGGCACTGCCTGAAGTCCGCAAAGGCTACGGCGGCGGCGTGCCGCTCTACAGTAACTGCCACTACGCGTTCCGCAACTGGCACGAATACTCGGGCGGCAAGCTCACTGACTGGGGCGCCCATCACGTCGACATCGCCTGCTGGGCGCTTGGCGCCACCGAAACGGGGCCGAGCAAAATCACGCCGGTGGACTACAAGTTGCCGGTGGAATACAAGAATGGGAACCCAGTCGTCGACGACCAGTACAACGCCGCGACTCGATTCAATATCCGCGTCGCCATGCCCAAAAACGTAGAGATGATCATCACGAGCGAGGGGGACAACGGCATTCTTTTTGAAGGCACGGAAGGGCGGTTCTTCGTCAACCGCGGAAAAGTCACCGGCAAGCCGGCTGAGCAGTTGAAGGATAATCCTCTGCCTGAAGGAGCGATTGAAGCCGTCTACGGAGGCAAAGTCAGTGCGAATCATACCGCGAACTTCATTGAAAGTATGAAGTCACGCCAGCAACCGATCTCCGATGTCTGGTCGCACAACCGGATGCTGGAAATCTGCCATCTCGCTAACATCGCGATGCGACTGGGCCGCGAACTAAATTGGAATCCGGCCAACCGGGAAATCGTTGGCGACGCGGAGGCCAACTCGTTCCTCGCACGAGAGAATCGGAAGGGGTTTGAAATCAACATGTAGCGCGGCGCAAGTTGACTCGTCTTTACCGCTTCTGGTGCATCATTAAGCGGGAAGGCACGCGTCAAGATTACGATTTCCCCGCAACGCCAAAAACCGACCGCGAAATCCAACGACGTCCCCGGCGACCAAGAGCAAAGACCGTTTAAATTGATCGGAAGCTGAGTGTCCGACTACTTGGAGTTGTCAATCAGCCGCTGAGCATCCATCACGCGTTGCTGAGAGCCGGCCACGATCCTCTGAGCGATCTCCAGCTTTTTCTTCGCATTTCGGGCCCGGTCGTGCAGTTGGCGGATCGTGTCGGCTTCGACTTTGGCTTCCTCTGCTATTTGTTGCGCATCAGCATAAGCAGATTGAGCCTGATCAGCAGTGGTCTTCGCAGTAGTTGCGGCCTGCTGCTTGGCCTCCGCCTGCTTGCCGAGATTGGCGTCGTCCGGCTTGACTGACGATTGTTTGAGGGCCTCTTGGGCAGTTCGTTCAGCGTCGCTGGCGAGTTTGTTGGCTTCGTCACGCTTCCGTTTTAGGTCTTCTGCAGCCGCCTTCGTGGACTCAGCTTGTTTCCTGGTGACTTCTTCGAATTGCTTCAAATACTCCTGATGCGGCGCAAGTTCGTCGAGATCGAATTGGACAATCGCGAGAGCGGTGCGAGCGTCTTCGAGTAGTGAAATCGAGGTGCGCTCGATGATCTCTGCCCGGACCAGGTCTACAGCGCGGTTCGGGATCACGGTGAGCTGAGGCTTGGATTGTGTGAGTTCGTGAACTGCTCGAGCAGTGACCACAGTATCACCGACTAACAGCAGCTTCAGCTTGGGAAGTTCCGCCAGGTGCTTGAGTCCGCTGTCGGTAACTTTGGTGCGGTAGAGCTGGAGCGATTCGAGATCTTCAAGTGGCTTGAGATGAGTCAGGCCTGCGTCGGTGATCGCCGTCTCGTCAAGCTGGAGGCGAAGCAGTTTTGGCAGTTTGGCGACGTGAATCAATCCAATGTCGGTGATCGCGGTTTGTTTGAGCCGGAGGACGGCCACGTGTGGCAATACGAGCAGGTCCTGCAGATGCTCATCACGCACGCGGTCGCCGGCGAACTGAAAATCGACTTCAAGCAGATCGCTCCCCCGCGACAAATACCGCACACACCCGCCGAGGCTCTCAATCCGCGCGAGTGCTTCTTCCGCGGTCTTGGCAGGTTGATAATTCGCTTTTTGCGCCGCTGCGAGTCCGCAATCGAAAAGCAACAAAACGCCGATGAGCCGGAGAGACATCATCCGAGGATCTCCGTGATCGGTTTGGCGATCTTATCGACGAGCGGCATCGGCCGCAGGCCCGGTGCGAGATACTCCTTCTTAATGTCGATGCCCAGCGCGAGGCAGAGCGTGGCCATGAAGTCTGCCGCTTTCACTGGCCGATCGACGATGCTGTTTCCTGGGTTTTTGCCGTCCTCGTTCGTTTTGCCGATGACTTGCCCGGTCTTCAGGCCGCCGCCA
Above is a window of Anatilimnocola aggregata DNA encoding:
- a CDS encoding Gfo/Idh/MocA family protein, which translates into the protein MTAQPQGSRRQFLQGLAAAGTASVLLPSANRAFGYQSANDRPVFATIGLRNQGWAITSKSFRFADFAALADVDANVLGENVAKVEKGQGKKPDAYGDYRKILDRKDIDAVMIATPDHWHTKIAVEAMKAGKDVYCEKPLTLTIAEGKLIEKVVKETGRVFQVGTMQRTESNHRFLLAIALIRAGRIGTVKKVTCGIDHMESSPVIPEAAVPTGLDWDTWLGPAPKVPYRALPEVRKGYGGGVPLYSNCHYAFRNWHEYSGGKLTDWGAHHVDIACWALGATETGPSKITPVDYKLPVEYKNGNPVVDDQYNAATRFNIRVAMPKNVEMIITSEGDNGILFEGTEGRFFVNRGKVTGKPAEQLKDNPLPEGAIEAVYGGKVSANHTANFIESMKSRQQPISDVWSHNRMLEICHLANIAMRLGRELNWNPANREIVGDAEANSFLARENRKGFEINM
- a CDS encoding leucine-rich repeat domain-containing protein translates to MMSLRLIGVLLLFDCGLAAAQKANYQPAKTAEEALARIESLGGCVRYLSRGSDLLEVDFQFAGDRVRDEHLQDLLVLPHVAVLRLKQTAITDIGLIHVAKLPKLLRLQLDETAITDAGLTHLKPLEDLESLQLYRTKVTDSGLKHLAELPKLKLLLVGDTVVTARAVHELTQSKPQLTVIPNRAVDLVRAEIIERTSISLLEDARTALAIVQFDLDELAPHQEYLKQFEEVTRKQAESTKAAAEDLKRKRDEANKLASDAERTAQEALKQSSVKPDDANLGKQAEAKQQAATTAKTTADQAQSAYADAQQIAEEAKVEADTIRQLHDRARNAKKKLEIAQRIVAGSQQRVMDAQRLIDNSK